From Cheilinus undulatus linkage group 18, ASM1832078v1, whole genome shotgun sequence, the proteins below share one genomic window:
- the cfap99 gene encoding cilia- and flagella-associated protein 99, which translates to MALSYASLAKGAIALLDRFSAGRQCLDDFTEDASKDLQSMDTVHKKFILDVVSGCAEHKKLLDVVIDVFYGQNGKCVSGGDHSQFAIVCYLAMFALDDIGLQRYSSIVKSLNTKKMHMFLTFFFTNLTTWIQEEWNKIYDAAYVEKHWIGPLLRWRPEINSLLDQLSLQISQGNVIKKFPAKTTEPKGFSLTKPKPPALPLPEIIPQQQKCKPVPSSTYRPPKEMRMIEEIKQKNHQKTEELLYEANMKKFRCGNTQKSEHTKRVMSQIKEELDSKLKFNSVYSSGPPSSKKTNKLSIKLNNAAILRQRVLYDRHVEEEVQRIERLAEGAFEPSSFLQWQKEMHERDLQEEPAAMERRHLEVLISDKEAAMARTCLMERNQKAAQLKKEETAELMRNYAEKRLQEEKEMRDLVQQVAEGHKNSKAAKERIQKFKQSIVKEVSEENRELLRQALEEAQAELSRKFEIIQEIRSLKSLPRDRVKNFDDTQTAGHELLGEMSLFELKERLALLKEAQQAEKQGKREQILEEKQNKKEMLLDHLDKIGLHRRALAQAAAIRREERKNRLNIRQGAAQDERVLALQRKLEEKQQEHQRLRQIESKRAKASKQAAAQSVKNIETRNKMEISWEELELNLERHIQKETPYAVL; encoded by the exons ATGGCACTAAGCTATGCTTCACTTGCCAAGGGGGCCATTGCTCTGCTCGACAGGTTCAGTGCAGGCAGACAGTGTCTGGATGACTTCACTGAAGATGCTTCAAAGGATCTACAG AGCATGGACACCGTTCACAAGAAGTTCATACTTGATGTTGTTTCTGGATGTGCTGAGCATAAAAAGTTACTGGACGTAGTCATCGACGTCTTCTATGGCCAGAATGGGAAATGTGTATCTGGAGGAGATCACAGTCAATTTGCCA TTGTCTGTTATCTTGCCATGTTTGCCCTTGATGACATCGGGCTTCAGCGTTATAGCAGCATTGTTAAATCTCTGAACACGAAGAAGATGCACATG TTTCTGACTTTCTTCTTTACAAACCTAACCACATGGATACAAGAGGAATGGAATAAAATCTATGATGCTGCCTATGTGGAGAAACACTGGATCGGCCCTCTGCTGAG ATGGCGCCCTGAGATCAACTCTCTCTTGGACCAGCTTTCTCTGCAAATATCTCAAGGGAATGTGATAAAGAAATTTCCAGCAAAAACCACTGAGCCCAAGGGGTTTTCTCTTACCAAACCCAAACCTCCTGCTCTGCCTCTGCCCGAGATCATcccacagcagcagaaatgcAAACCA GTACCAAGTAGCACATACAGGCCTCCTAAAGAGATGCGGATGATTGAGGAGATCAAACAGAAGAACCATCAAAAGACTGAG GAGCTGCTCTATGaagcaaacatgaaaaagttcagATGTGGAAACACACAGAAGTCTGAACACACCAAG AGAGTGATGTCACAGATTAAGGAGGAACTGGATTCAAAACTGAAGTTCAATTCTGTTTATTCCTCTGGTCCTCCGTCCTCTAAAAAG ACTAACAAATTATCTATCAAGCTAAACAATGCAGCAATCCTGAGGCAGCGGGTGCTGTATGACCGTCATGTGGAGGAGGAAGTGCAAAG AATAGAGCGCCTGGCTGAGGGTGCCTTCGAGCCATCATCCTTCCTGCAGTGGCAGAAGGAAATGCATGAGAGGGATCTCCAGGAGGAGCCAGCTGCCATGGAACGCAGGCATTTGGAGGTACTCATCAGTGATAAAGAGGCTGCAATGGCACGCACATGCCTAATGGAACGCAACCAGAAGGCTGCTCAGCTGAAGAAGGAAGAG ACTGCTGAGTTGATGAGGAACTATGCTGAGAAGAGgctgcaggaggaaaaagaaatgAGAGACTTGGTGCAACAAGTAGCAGAAGGCCACAAGAACTCAAAGGCAGCTAAGGAGCGGATACAGAAATTCAAGCAAAGCATAG TCAAAGAAGTGTCAGAGGAAAATCGAGAGCTTCTCCGTCAAGCTCTAGAGGAGGCACAGGCCGAGCTCAGCAggaaatttgaaataattcagGAAATCCGCTCCCTTAAATCACTTCCTCGTGACAGAGTGAAGAACTTTGATGACACACAG ACTGCAGGACATGAGCTCCTAGGTGAGATGTCCTTGTTTGAGCTGAAGGAGCGGCTCGCCCTCCTCAAGGAGGCACAGCAGGCGGAGAAACAGGGGAAACGGGAGCAGATCCTGGAGGAGAAGCAGAACAAGAAGGAGATGCTGCTGGACCACCTGGACAAAATTGGCCTCCATAGGAGAGCACTGGCACAAGCTGCAGCCATTAG gagagaggagaggaaaaacaggCTGAATATTCGGCAGGGAGCCGCTCAGGATGAGAGGGTTTTGGCTCTGCAGAGGAAGCTGGAGGAGAAACAACAGGAGCACCAAAGGCTGAGGCAAATAGAGAGCAAGAGGGCAAAAGCCTCCAAGCAAGCAGCTGCACAGTCTGTTAAAAATATCGAGACACGCAACAAA ATGGAGATAAGCTGGGAGGAACTGGAGCTGAACTTAGAGCGCCATATCCAGAAGGAAACTCCTTATGCTGTCCTCTGA
- the si:dkey-21a6.5 gene encoding laminin subunit gamma-2 codes for MARRGLLPAICAAYLLGMVLSQTTLTPAVISTTLTENVTSLTLTPVILSSTTSGCFAFNTSTCEACAPGSRYDNNTLMCICCAQPGLCLFPGACLPCTTGFYQPLAGQLQCLPCSRGFYTNFTGSPLCHACPPGSFNNNTGGESCTSCSPGFYSSLQSSTSCTPCELGTFCNTSGCHACEACPGGTEALQTATQVCTPCRPGMYKAPNQKICQICGSGFFQIHWGKESCDVCPENHYCPSPDVSPIRCPNDAFCPAGSLAPGYCMETFFRKVGDTCELAPVTIALLVISGGVALLFIILMVLRRRKDTDRELNVARAPLLRKERPQGRYYGIPCDAEPVYAGW; via the exons ATGGCCCGCCGGGGACTTCTACCTGCGATATGCGCCGCTTATTTATTAG GCATGGTGCTGAGCCAGACCACACTCACCCCTGCTGTGATTAGCACAACTCTCACTGAGAATGTGACCAGTCTGACTCTAACTCCCGTGATCCTTAGCAGCACAACCTCGGGCTGCTTTGCATTCAACACTTCCACTTGTGAGGCCTGTGCACCGGGATCGCGGTACGACAACA ACACTCTGATGTGTATATGCTGTGCTCAACCTGGGCTATGTCTGTTTCCTGGAGCTTGCTTGCCATGTACAACAGGTTTCTATCAGCCACTTGCAGGACAGCTGCAGTGTCTGCCTTGCAGCCGGGGCTTTTACACAAA TTTCACTGGAAGTCCTTTGTGCCACGCCTGTCCTCCTGGATCCTTCAACAATAACACTGGGGGAGAAAGTTGCACGAGTTGTTCTCCAG GCTTCTATTCATCGCTGCAGAGCTCCACTTCATGTACGCCCTGTGAGCTGGGAACGTTCTGCAA CACCTCTGGTTGTCATGCATGTGAGGCGTGCCCTGGAGGAACAGAAGCACTACAAACCGCCACTCAAGTCTGCACACCATGTCGGCCAG GCATGTACAAGGCACCCAATCagaaaatttgtcaaatctgcGGCAGCGGCTTCTTCCAAATCCATTGGGGCAAGGAGAGCTGCGATGTGTGTCCGGAGAATCACTACTGCCCC AGTCCAGATGTGAGCCCCATTAGGTGTCCGAATGATGCTTTCTGTCCAGCGGGAAGCCTTGCTCCAGGATACTGCATGGAAACTTTCTTCCGTAAAGTGGGGGACACGTGTGAACTGGCTCCTGTCACCATTGCTCTGTTAGTTATAAGTGGAGGAG TGGCCCTactctttatcattttaatggTACTCCGTCGACGGAAAgacactgacagagagctgaatgTAGCTCGAGCTCCATTACTACGCAAAGAGCGACCTCAGGGTCGATACTACGGGATCCCCTGTGATGCAGAGCCTGTGTATGCTGGCTGGTGA
- the mrpl35 gene encoding 39S ribosomal protein L35, mitochondrial, which produces MQDSVLTSQENMAAALARRMSGLLRPLSITVCAKTPQLCQLSSFSKPQPLHSCATAAVSAPLRAAVIQTPRYNILQRISSLLPNVTQQPSRSLTYFSVKKGKRKSVKSVTDRFMRLHCGLWIRRKAGYKKKLWKKKPARRKRLREHVLCNKTQSKLLDKMTTSFWKRRNWYLDDPYQKYHDRVNLKV; this is translated from the exons ATGCAGGACTCCGTACTTACGTCACAGGAAAACATGGCGGCCGCCCTGGCAAGGAGAATGTCTG GGCTGCTGAGGCCGCTGTCCATCACAGTGTGTGCCAAGACGCCACAACTGTGTCAGCTCTCCAGTTTCAGCAAACCTCAGCCTCTCCATAGTTGTGCTACAGCCGCTGTCAGCGCTCCTCTGAGGGCTGCGGTGATTCAGACTCCCCGGTACAACATCCTACAGCG TATATCATCCCTGCTTCCCAATGTGACTCAGCAGCCCAGCAGAAGTCTCACATACTTCAgtgtgaaaaagggaaaaagaaagtCTGTAAAATCAGTAACTGACCGGTTTATGAGGTTGCACTGTGGCCTTTGGATCAGACGAAAG GCTGGTTACAAGAAGAAACTGTGGAAGAAGAAACCTGCCAGACGAAAGCGCCTGAGGGAGCATGTCCTCTGTAACAAGACCCAGAGCAAGCTTTTGGATAAAATGACCACCTCTTTTTGGAAAAGGAGGAACTGGTACCTTGATGATCCATACCAGAAGTACCACGACAGAGTCAACCTCAAAGTTTAA